GGGCCTTCATATCGCGCACGATGGCTTCGTCGCCGCCCGGTTCCCGCGCCCGATCCCGATAGGGAATACCGCCGGCTTCCAATGCAAGCCGGACGAACTCGCCACGTCCGGGAATACCGTCCCAATACCAGAGATCGTAAGGTGTCATTGCCGCGTCTCCATTGAAGCGCGCTAGATAGCAAACCGTGTACCCATCAATGATAGGCAGGATCCGGCCGGGCTTGTATCGGCCAGGTGGCAAACGCAAAACGTTGCGGACGAACGCAGGCGGGAAACGATGTGGTAGCGTGGTCACGCCGACATATCCGGTCGACGGCAATCCTTGCTTCAAGGAGAGAACCATGAACGGTGTGATAAGCAATGCCTGGTGGGTACTCGTCGTGCGCGGCGTACTCGGAATCGCGTTCGGTGTGCTGGCGCTGGCCTGGCCGGTACTGACGCTGCTGGTCCTGGTGGCGATGTTCGCCGCCTACGCGGTGCTGGGCGGCATCGCCGCGGTCGCCGGCGCATGGCGAGCCCGCGGGACGCCGGCGCGCGCGAGCGACACGTGGATGATCATCCTGTTGGGACTGGTGGCGATCGCCTGCGGCATCATCGCCATCGTGTGGCCAGCCATCACGGCGCTGGCACTGGTGCTCATCATGGGCGTCAATGCCCTGGTGGCGGGCGTGCTGGACATCGTCGTCGCCGTGCGCCATCGCGACACGATCAAGCACACCTGGCTGCTGGTGCTGGCGGGCCTGGTGTCCATCGTGTTCGGCTTGGGCGTGGTCATCGTGCCTGGCGCCGGGGCGCTCGCATTGGTCTGGATGATCAGCATCTATGCCATCGCAAGCGGCGTTCTGTTGCTGGCGATGGGCATACAGGCACGCCGCGGCCAAGCCACGACGCAGCACGCGCCGGTGTAGGGTACGACGCGCGGCGCATTTCCCCGGGGGCGCCGGCATATTTTTGTTGCAGCCATGGTGTTGCCCGCGGGGTATGCTTCGGCGTCCTCAACCTGCACCGCGCCAATGCGTTACCCAGCACTCCTTCCAGCCGACCTGCCCCCCCATCACCGGCCCCGCCATTGCGCCACCCGCACGCGGGGATCCTGGCTCCGACTCGCCGCCGCGCGGCCACTGCTGGCGCTTCTGCTGGGCCTGAGCCTGTTCCTGGCGGCGGGCTGGACGCCCGTCCAGGCGCAGGCGCCCAATGGCCAGCAGGAGATAGACAAGGCGCTGGACGCGGCGCGCAAGGACATGGAGGCGCTGCGCAAGAACCTGTCCGAACAGACCGATGACGCCGAACTGCTCCGCCGCCGGGCGGCCGCGAGCGATATCCAGTCCAAGGCGGACGGCATCGCCGACAAGCTCGCGCCCATCCTGACCTCGGTGCAGGCGCGCCTGACGGAACTGGGCCCCTCGACCGACACCGGCAAGGAGGCGCGCGACATCGCCGCCCAGCGGGCGGAACTGGAGAAAACCCGATCGACGCTGGACGCGCAGATCAAGCTCGCGCGCCTGCTGTCCGTCGAAGGCGTGCAGACGGCCGAATCGATATCGACCATGCGCCGCTCGCAGTTCCAGGCGCGCCTGGGCGAACGCCGGCCGTCCATACTGGGCGCGCAATTCCGCGACGATTTCAGGAACGACCTGCCGCGCGACATGAGCCGCCTGGCCAGCCTGCGGGACGAACTGGCGGCCGCGCTGGGCGGCACTCCGGGCTGGGTGTGGAGCATCCTGCTGCTGGCGGCCGCGGTCATCGTGGGATTGACCGTGCTGGCCGCGCGGCAAATGCGCCGTTTCACGGCGTCGCGGGTCCCCGCGGGACGCTTGCGCCGTTCCTTCCATGCCCTGATCGTCGTGATGGCGGCCACGCTGGCGCCCGGGCTGATCGGGCAATTGCTCTACATCGGCCTGGATTGGCAGGGACAGCTGCCGGACGAGCTGGAAACCTTGATATCCGGATTCGCCGGCATCCTGTGCCTGGGCGGCTACGTGACCGGGCTGGGGCTGGCGCTGCTGTCGCCTTCGCGACCGTCGTGGCGGCTGCCGGACATCCCGGATCGGATCGCCAAGAAGATGCGCTGGTTCCCGCACGTGCTGGGTCCGCTGATCGTCCTGGTGTGGCTGCTCGATCGACTGCCGGTTTCGCTGAACGGCAGCCTCTCGACGACTATCGCGGTCAATTGCCTGGTGACGGTCCTGCTGGTGGTGGTCATCGTCGTCGGACTGGTGCGATTGGAGCGCACGCGCCGCAAGGTGCTGCACGATCCCGAAAAAGGACAGGCTCCGCCGCGCCACCTGTGGCTGCTGATCGCGGTCAGCCTCGCGTGGCTGATGGCCGCGGGGTCGCTGATTGCGGTATTTACCGGCTACGTGGCGTTCGGCAACTTCGTCGCGAAGCAGGTGGTGTGGGCGCTCATCGTGCTGAGCTCCGCCTATCTGCTGGCGCTGCTGGTCGACGACTTCTTCATGTCCGTGCTGGGAACGCCCCCACGCGACGGCGACGCGCACGAACGGGGCTACGAACCGCGCATCCGCGACCAGGCCGCGGTGGTGCTCTCCGGCCTCGCGCGTCTGTTGATCGGCCTGATCGCACTGATCATGGTGCTGGGCCAGTTCGCCGAAGGCCCGATGGAGCTGCTCCAGCGCGCCGAGCAACTGCTGAACGGACTGTCCATCGGGCAGGTGCAGCTGCGCCCGGCCGCGCTGGTGCAGGGCTTCCTGGTGCTGTTCGCCGGACTGCTGGGCGTCCGGCTCCTGAAGCGGTGGCTGATCACCCGCTATCTGCCGACGACGACGCTGGACCTGGGCATGCAGACCTCGGCCACCACGCTGTTCGGCTATGTGGGGGTGGTCGTCGCGGTCGGGTTGGCGCTGTCCGCCCTGGGGTTGGGACTGGAACGGATCGCCTGGGTGGCCAGCGCCCTGTCGGTGGGTATCGGTTTTGGCCTGCAAGCGGTGGTGCAGAATTTCGTATCGGGGCTGATCCTGCTGGCCGAGCGGCCGGTCAAGGTTGGGGACTGGGTGTCGCTGGGCGGCGTCGAAGGCGATATCCGGCGCATCAATGTCCGCGCGACGGAAATCCAGATGGGAGACCGTTCGACGGTGATCGTGCCGAACTCGGAGTTCATCACCAAGACCGTACGCAACGTCACCCATGCCAATCCGCTGGGGCTGGTCCAGATCAAGCTCCCCATGCCCTTGAGCACGGATGCGGCAAAGGCGCGCGAGATCATTCTCTCCGCGTTCGTCGATCACGAGGACGTGCTGGAAACGCCCGCGCCCAATGTATTCCTGGATGGTATCGACGCCGGCAACCTGGTGTTCAACGCCACCGGCTACGTCGGCTCGCCGCGCCAGGCCTACGGCACCCGCAGCGCATTGTTGTTCGAGGTGCTGCAGCGCCTGGCTGCCGCCAACATCGGCCTGGGCAAGCCACCGACCATGCTGGTGAGCGCCCCGGCCGCGCCGTTGCTGCCGGGCATAACGGCGGTGGAGCAGCCTCGCCCAGCTCCGGCGCCGGGGCAAGAGGACGCCTAAGGGTTGGAATGACGAGGCAGGATTTCACCGACGAATGAGAAACAGCGCGAATTGATCAGCGCTTGGGCGAGCTGGCCGGGGCCGGCGTCATGGGTTGCGAGCGTCATATCCATCCCGTAAGGCTGGACGCTCGACTGCGCGAGTTTATAAACCGCCATCTTGTACATCCAGGCGATCCATTCGGTGCAAAAGAATATCCGTTTTGCGGCGACCGCCGCGTCGACGAAGGAACCGCCCGCGCGTATGACCTCCCGCTCCGTCGCGAGCCTGCTGTCTTCAGCCTGCTCGCTGGGACCGAACACGTGCTTCAGGATCGAACGTTTTTCCAGGGCCAGTGCCGCGAGATTGTATTTCCACCTTTCGTTCGTGCCACGCACCACGAAAGCGGGCGCCTCCCTGTGCACGAGCTCCGCGACGTCCTTACGCTTGCACCGCCAAACGTGGTAGCCGACCCTGATCATGTCCTTTTCCAGCGTAGACCTGTAGATGTTCGGCGCCAGGCGATTGGAATTGACCATCAGGTCGCGCTTCAGCATGTGCACGGGCCGCCGCCCATAAAGGCCTTCATTGCCATCGTGCGGCAAACCGCCATTCACGTCATAAATGAAGCTGCTCTGCCCGGCGACGCTGCCCTTGCCGGCGATGCCGCCGTGGACATAATGAGACCCGGTCATCCCGCTGATGACGGCGCCGATCGGATCGCCGACGACGCTGTCGAAATATAGTTTGAGCATGATGTCGCCGGGCGCAACCTGGCTTCTCAGCATGCCGCATCTTGCTTTCAGTCTGTCCGATGCCATTCCGTTCAATTCCACAGCACGATAATCCAGCGGCAATCGTACGTGGCGCCCCCTCGGGCGCATATGAGAATGGGCCGCACAGGCGGTCGGAGACCCTGCCTAGAACGGCCAGAAGCCGGAGTCGAGATCGTCCTTGCAACCGGCATATTGCTGGCGGAAGCGATCGGCGCGCGCCTGCACCTTGCGCGCGACGCCGATCAGCCAGGGCTTGCGGTTGTAGCTCTTGGCGCGATAGCCGCCCCAGCCCTCGTGGTACGCCAGGTACTGGCCATAGGCGTCCCATTTGGACACGCCGTTGAGCTTCTGCGTCTTGTCGATGTACCACCCCATGAAATCCAGGGCGTCGTCGAAATCGTCGCGGCTGGCGAACCAGCGGTTGTTCTGCTTCACGTAGTCGCTCCAGGTCTCGTCCTTGGCCTGCGCGTAGCCATAGGCCGAGCTGACGCGGCCCCAGGGGATGAAGCCCAGCAGGTAGTCGCGCGGCGGCTTGGCGTCGTAGCGGAAGCCGGATTCCTGGAACAGGATCGCGAAAGGCACCTGCACCGGCACGCCCCATTTTTTCTGGACGTCCAGCGCGGCTTCGTACCAGTCGTCCTTTTCGCGGAAGATCGCGCAGATGTCTTCCGGATTGCGCGGCGGCGCGCTCGCGCAGCCGGCCAGCCATACGGAAGCGGAAACCGCCGCCAGCACGGCGGCGCCGCGCAGGCCGGCCATGGGGCGCATGGATCCGGCGGGCGCGCGCCGGGCGCGGCGGTCAGGAAACACGAACCAGCAGCTTCCCGAAGTTCGCGCCTTTCAGCATGCCCATGAAGGCCCGCGGCGCGTTTTCCAGGCCATCGACGATGTCCTCGCGATAGCGGACGCGTCCGCTGGCCACGGCTTCGCCGACTTCGCGCAGGAAATCGGGAAAGTGCTCGGCGAACTCGAAATTGATGAAGCCGCGCAGCGTCAGGCTGCGCGACAGGATCTCGCGCATGGTGGCGGGCAGCAGGTTGGGGCCGTCCGCGGCGGCGCCGTCATACTGGGCGATCAGGCCGCAGACCGGCACCCGGGCGTATTTGTTCAACAAGGGCAGCACCGCCTGCCACACCGCCCCGCCGACGTTCTCGAAGTACACGTCCACACCATCGGGACAGGCCTGCGCGAGGCGCTCGGGGAAATCCGGGTCGCGATGGTCGACCACGGCGTCGAAGCCCAATTCATCCCTGACGTGCGCGCACTTGTCCGCGCCGCCGGCGATCCCCACGGCCCGGGCGCCCTGGATCTGGGCCAATTGCCCCACCAGCGAACCGACCGGCCCGCTGGCGGCCGCCACCACCACGGTTTCGCCCGTCCTGGGCTGGCCGATGAAGCGCAGCCCACTGTAGGCGGTGAAACCGGGCATGCCCAGCACGCCCAGGCCGGTGGTAAGGGGCGCCAGCGCGGGATCCAGCTTGCGCAGGCCGCGAGCGGCCACATTGGCATGGCTGCACCAGCCCGTGCGCGCCAGCACGATGTCGCCGACGGCATAGTCCGGATGCCGGCTGGCGATCACCTGCGCGGCGGTCTCGCCTTCCATGGGGCTGCCCAAGGCCACCGGCGGCGCGTAGGACTTGCGTTCATCCATCCGGCCGCGCATATAGGGATCCAGGGACAGATAGCGCACCTGCAACTGGACCTCGCCTTCCGCGGGTTCGGCCAGGGGCGCGGTTTCGATGCGGAAGTCGCTGGCGCGCACGGCGCCCTGCGGGCGCGCGGCCAGCACGACCCGGGTGCTGGAGGAAACGGACATGGTGGATACCTCGCTGTTCGGCCACGGCGCCGTGCCGCAGCCCTGCCAGCCGAAATACGGGCCGGAACCCCGGTATTAGACACTGCACGGCGCGACGTTGCTACGTCGCCGCAACACTCTTATATAAGATATAAGACCGCTTGCCGCGCGCCGCCATGACTACTACAATCGCGGCCGATATCCCCCCAACCACGACCAGGGCATTCCATGCTAGCTACCTATCGCCAACACGTCGCCGAACGCGCGGCACTGGGCGTCCCCCCGCTCCCCCTGTCGGCCCAGCAGACCGCCGACCTGATTGAATTGCTGAAGGCGCCGCCCGCTGGCGAGGAAGCCTTCCTGCTGGACCTGATCACCCACCGCGTCCCCGCGGGCGTGGACGACGCCGCCAAGGTCAAGGCTTCGTACCTGGCCGCCGTGGCCCTGGGCAAGGAATCGTGTCCGCTGATCGATCGCGCCAAGGCGACGGAACTGCTGGGCACCATGCTCGGCGGCTACAACATCAGCGCGCTGATCGAATTGCTGGACGATGCCCAGGTCGGCGCCATCGCCGCCAACGGCCTGAAGACCACCCTGCTGATGTTCGACGCCTTCCATGACGTGAAGGAAAAGGCCGACAAGGGCAATGCCAACGCCAAGGCCGTGCTGCAAAGCTGGGCCGACGCCGAATGGTTCACCTCGCGTCCGGAAGTGCCGAAGAGCCTGACCGTGACGGTGTTCAAGGTGACCGGCGAAACCAATACCGATGACCTGTCGCCCGCCCCGGACGCCTGGAGCCGCCCCGAC
This genomic interval from Bordetella genomosp. 8 contains the following:
- a CDS encoding HdeD family acid-resistance protein produces the protein MNGVISNAWWVLVVRGVLGIAFGVLALAWPVLTLLVLVAMFAAYAVLGGIAAVAGAWRARGTPARASDTWMIILLGLVAIACGIIAIVWPAITALALVLIMGVNALVAGVLDIVVAVRHRDTIKHTWLLVLAGLVSIVFGLGVVIVPGAGALALVWMISIYAIASGVLLLAMGIQARRGQATTQHAPV
- a CDS encoding DUF3772 domain-containing protein, with the protein product MRYPALLPADLPPHHRPRHCATRTRGSWLRLAAARPLLALLLGLSLFLAAGWTPVQAQAPNGQQEIDKALDAARKDMEALRKNLSEQTDDAELLRRRAAASDIQSKADGIADKLAPILTSVQARLTELGPSTDTGKEARDIAAQRAELEKTRSTLDAQIKLARLLSVEGVQTAESISTMRRSQFQARLGERRPSILGAQFRDDFRNDLPRDMSRLASLRDELAAALGGTPGWVWSILLLAAAVIVGLTVLAARQMRRFTASRVPAGRLRRSFHALIVVMAATLAPGLIGQLLYIGLDWQGQLPDELETLISGFAGILCLGGYVTGLGLALLSPSRPSWRLPDIPDRIAKKMRWFPHVLGPLIVLVWLLDRLPVSLNGSLSTTIAVNCLVTVLLVVVIVVGLVRLERTRRKVLHDPEKGQAPPRHLWLLIAVSLAWLMAAGSLIAVFTGYVAFGNFVAKQVVWALIVLSSAYLLALLVDDFFMSVLGTPPRDGDAHERGYEPRIRDQAAVVLSGLARLLIGLIALIMVLGQFAEGPMELLQRAEQLLNGLSIGQVQLRPAALVQGFLVLFAGLLGVRLLKRWLITRYLPTTTLDLGMQTSATTLFGYVGVVVAVGLALSALGLGLERIAWVASALSVGIGFGLQAVVQNFVSGLILLAERPVKVGDWVSLGGVEGDIRRINVRATEIQMGDRSTVIVPNSEFITKTVRNVTHANPLGLVQIKLPMPLSTDAAKAREIILSAFVDHEDVLETPAPNVFLDGIDAGNLVFNATGYVGSPRQAYGTRSALLFEVLQRLAAANIGLGKPPTMLVSAPAAPLLPGITAVEQPRPAPAPGQEDA
- a CDS encoding transglycosylase SLT domain-containing protein produces the protein MAGLRGAAVLAAVSASVWLAGCASAPPRNPEDICAIFREKDDWYEAALDVQKKWGVPVQVPFAILFQESGFRYDAKPPRDYLLGFIPWGRVSSAYGYAQAKDETWSDYVKQNNRWFASRDDFDDALDFMGWYIDKTQKLNGVSKWDAYGQYLAYHEGWGGYRAKSYNRKPWLIGVARKVQARADRFRQQYAGCKDDLDSGFWPF
- a CDS encoding NADP-dependent oxidoreductase gives rise to the protein MSVSSSTRVVLAARPQGAVRASDFRIETAPLAEPAEGEVQLQVRYLSLDPYMRGRMDERKSYAPPVALGSPMEGETAAQVIASRHPDYAVGDIVLARTGWCSHANVAARGLRKLDPALAPLTTGLGVLGMPGFTAYSGLRFIGQPRTGETVVVAAASGPVGSLVGQLAQIQGARAVGIAGGADKCAHVRDELGFDAVVDHRDPDFPERLAQACPDGVDVYFENVGGAVWQAVLPLLNKYARVPVCGLIAQYDGAAADGPNLLPATMREILSRSLTLRGFINFEFAEHFPDFLREVGEAVASGRVRYREDIVDGLENAPRAFMGMLKGANFGKLLVRVS